Within the Armatimonadota bacterium genome, the region CATCAGACTGACGGCGGCCTCATCGGTCAGGCGTATCAAAGATCGGTCCTCGGGGGCGCGGGGGCAATTCCTCCCGGACGCCCGTTGCGCCAGGCCCGAGGACGCTTTCCGCCGTGAGTGGGATTCGGCATCGCCTTGGAGAGCAGCTCGCTGATCACGGGCTCAAACGCGCCATAGCACTCCGGGCAGCCAACCCGGCCGCGGCGTACCACATCCTCGATGTCGAACCCGCAGCGCGGGCACGAGAGCGATTCCCGTTCGCCCGGCTTGGATAGCCGGGCCAGCAGATCGCCCGCGCCTGACGCCCAGGTATGCCCCGAGGACTCCCACTCGGCGGCGCATTCGGCGCAAAGGCGTGCGGGCCTCGCGCTGTCCGCAGAAGACACTTCGGCCACGGCCGCCCGCTGCCCGCAGTTCTCGCACCAAGTTGTGCCGTATGAGTCCATAGGAGTCTGTCAGCCTGCGGCCAGGGACGCGCTTTCCACGGCCGGCGCCATTCCGCGCCCGGGTCCCGACTCCCGGCCTCCACCGTTCAGTCCTCGATCGGTACGCCTTCGCTCTTAGTACGCGCCCGGAACTTGGCGATCAACTTCTTAGTGATCGGGCCCGGCTTACCGTTACCGATCAGGCGGCCATCCAGCTTGCACATCGAGATCATTTCCGCCCCTGTGCCCGTGAGGAACGCCTCATCGGCGGTGTAGACGTCAAACAGGCTCAGGTTCATCTCCTCCACACGGTACCCCGAGGTGTTCGCGATTTCGATAGCCGTCGCGCGGGTGATGCCTTCCAGTATGCCGGCGCTGGCCGGCGGAGTCATGATCCTGCCGCCGCGGATGATGAAGATGTTGTCGCCCGTGGCTTCGGCCACATAGCCCTCACCGTTCAGCAGCAAGCCCTCGCCGGCCCCCTGGCGGTTCGCTTCGAGCTTCGCCTGGATATTCGCCACATACTTGCCCGTGCTCTTCACGCGCACCTCCAGGCTGTCCGGCCGGGGGACGCGTGACGATACCGTGACCACCTCCAACCCGTGCTCGTACATCTCGACAGGATAGAGTGACAGCTTGCTGGTCATGATCGCCACGGTCGGGTTCGCGATGTTCTTCGGGTCCAGGCCCAGTCCGATACCACGAGTAACGGTGACGCGGATATACGCATCCGACAGCCCGTTCGCCCGAAGCGTCTGCCGGATGGCGTCGCGCATCTGCCTCTTGGTGATGGGGAGGTCAATCATCAGCACGTGGGCGCCATTGTAGAGGCGATCGAGGTGCTCGTCCAGTTTCCAGACCTTCCCTCCGTACGCGCGAATACCCTCAAAAAGGCCGTCGCCGTAGAGGAAGCCGTGGTCCAGGACACTCAGTCTAGCCTCGGCCACCGGGACCATTTTGCCGTCCAGGTACATAACTGGGGTCGCTTCGGTGTCCTGTTGTTTGTCGGAACCGTTGGTTTTCTGCTCGTTTGATTTCGCCATTCGATGATTCTCCTTACTACTCAAAACTCGTTCATCGCTGTAACTGAGTATAGCATCCGCCCGTGGCGTGTCCCGGTCCTCCCCGTTGGGCCCGGGCGCAAAACAGTGACTTTGGTACTACACCATCGCGCGAACAAAGAGCGCATCCTGAATCCGATAATAGCTGATCAGTTCGAAGCGGTCGCGGAGTGGTTATCATCGGCAGCAGGGTTTCGAAAAGTGGGCGGCCGCTCGCTAGATGGCACATCATACATGCGGGATCGGAAACGGAGCGCAACTATGGCACGGCACCGGAACGAGGACGTATTCGACAGCGTGACAACCAGCCTGTGTTCGGTGTGCGCGGAGACAGTCCCCGCCCGGATTGTCCGCCGCGGAACTTCCGTGCACCTTCTAAAGCGCTGCCCCGCCCACGGGCCCCACGAGGAACTGCTGGAAGAGGACGCGAAGTTCTATATGCGCCGCGACGATTACCGCGCCCCTCCAACGCCGTCGAGCGTTGACACCGAGATCAGGCTCGGGTGCCCGCATGACTGCGGGCTCTGCCCCGACCACGCCCAGCACACGTGCATCGGCCTCATTGAGGTGACAAACGCCTGCGACGCCGCTTGCCCCATCTGCTACGCCCGTGCGGGCGGCAACACGGTCCTCGATCTGGCGACCATCGGCAAAATGCTCGATGCATATCTCGAAGCCGAAAGCGGCAATGCGGAGATACTCCAGATCAGCGGCGGTGAACCAACGACCCACCCGCAGATTGTGGATATCATCCGACTTGCGCGAAACAAAGGCATCCGGTATGTGATGCTCAATACGAACGGGATCCGGCTTGCGGAAGAACCGGGTTTTGCCGAATCACTGGCCGAATTCCACGGAGGGTTTGAGATATACCTCCAGTTCGACGGTTTCGATCCGAAGGCATCGCGCGCGTTCAGAGGGACGGACCGCACCGGCACCCACCAGCGGGCGCTCGATCGCCTGGCCGCGACCGGAGTGCCGGCAACACTCGTCAACACCGTCGAGGCCGGGGTGAATGATGACCAGCTTGGACGTATTATCGAATTCGGACTCTCCTCTCCGGCGGTGAGGGGCATCAACTTCCAGCCTCTGGCCTATTTCGGAAACGCGGACCAAAGGCCCTCGGGCGGCCGGGTCACACTGACGGGCGTGATCAAGAGGATTAAGGAGCAGACGAACGGAATGCTTCGCCCGGATGATTTCATTCCGCTGCCGTGCGATCCGAACCGGGTCGCGTTCTCTTATCTGTACCGGCAAGGCGGGCGGTTCGTGCCGATGGCACGGCGTTCCGATCTGCGCCAGTACCTTACCGAGACCGGCAACACCTTGGCGTTCTTCCCGAAAGATGCGCTGGCCCGGATATCCGAATCGTTTTGTTGCGGACAGACGTGTTCGTGCATCGCCGCCGTCAAGGACCTCATCCCGTTGATTCCGCTTGCACGACGAGCCGCCAGGGCAAAGGACAAGGTCGCATTCACCACCGAAAACTTCTTCCGCGTAACGGTCACTTCGTTCCTCGATCGCTACAACTTTGACCTCCAGTCGATGCAGATGGAATGCGTTCACGTGCTGACGCCGGACGGGCGGCGCATCCCATTTTCGGCGTACAACCTGTTTCACCGGGGGAAATGCCGATGAGCGCTGAAACCGTCATATTCGTTTCGCGCCTGATCGTGCCGCTCTGCGCTTCCCTGGTGCTGACTGCCGTGGCGCTGAATTTCGCGCTGGCGGCTGACAGCGGCGCCGTCAAGGTGCGGACCCGCAGTCCCGTGGCAACCGCGTCGATGCTGGCCTTCCTGCTCGCCGTTTACGTCCTGATTCACCGGCACATTGGCGACTTTCGCGTGTTCTCGAACGCTATTTCGGCGGGCATTGCCGCAGCGGGGGCGGCGCTCGTTGCCGCGGGCGGCATCGTGAACGTTCTCGGTCGAATCAGGCTTGGAGGCAACTGGGCGAACCAGGTGACCGTGTACGAAGACCAAACGCTGGTGAGCACAGGCGTGTTCGGCCTTGTGCGCCACCCACTTTATGCTTCCCTGATCTGGATGTTCGTTGGCGCCTCGCTCGTGTACCAGAATGGCGCAGCACTCGCGGCGACGATGCTGATCTTCGTTCCCGCGATGCAGTATCGCGCATCTCTGGAGGAACAGCTGTTGGCGCGGCAATTCCCGGAATACGCCAGCTATCAGACGCGCGTGGGGCGGTTATTCCCCCGCATCTGGCGAAAGGTACGGCCATGAACCCAGACGCGCTTCCGTCAAACTGGGGACTTCGGGCCGTCCTGTTTCACGCGGGCGGCTTAGCCGTGCCGTCGTACGAAACGTTCGTCCTGCTGGCCATCGTCGCCGGTTTCATCGCTTACTGGCTGGCAGCGAGAAAGCAACCTGAGTTGGGGGACCGTTCAGCCTACCTGATCATGGCGGCGCTGGTCGGAGGGGTGTTCGGCGCGAAGGCGCCGGTGTGGGTGATGCATTACTGTGAAGTAGCGGCGGCGCACTCCCCACTGGCGTGGCTCTCCGGCAGAACAATCGTCGGCGGGCTCATCGGCGGAACGGCGGCAGTGGCTCTGACGCGTCCCTGGCTGGGAATGCGCGAGAGGTCCGGCAACCTGTTCGCGGTCGGAATGGCCCTCGCTCTAGCTGTCGGCCGCATCGGGTGTCTGCTGCGCGGATGCTGTTACGGGGTCCCAACCTCGCTGCCGTGGGGCCTGGACCTGGGCGACGGCATCCGCCGGCACCCCACCCAGCTCTACGAATCACTGTTTGCGTTCGGTCTCTTCGCGTGGCTCGTACGCGCTTCGCGTCGGCATCCGTCACCGGGAGCTATGTTCCGCACGTTCATGCTCGCGTACTTCTCGTTCCGGTTTGCCGTGGAGTTTCTGCGGTTCGAGCCGCGAACCGTGGCGGGCCTGACACTCGCGCAAATTGTCTCAATCGGCGTGGTGGGCTACTACTTGACGATCGGACGCATCGCCAATCATCCACCACTTCATGAGGTAGCACCATATGAAACCGTCCAAAGCAGCTGACTTCTTCATTGGCCTGGTCGGGATCTATCTGACAGGGGCATTGATGGCAATCCTGATGCCTGCGGTAGGGTTTGGTGATGAGGTATTACCGGTCGGCATCGTCGTCGCGATTGGACTGTGTATTTGGGCGGTCGCCCGGCAGCGTCCGTACATTGTCCTAGGGATGGTAATGTCCATCGTGTTTCCCGCGCTCGCCTTTGGAGCCTGCACGCTATTACTCAGCGGGGTACAGTGGTGAACCGGACTAAGCTTGGCGATTTCTTCATCGGATTTCTGGGAATCACGGCGGTGGAGGCCTGTATCTATCTGATACTGAGGGAAAGCACCGCGTGGGGACTGATGGCCGTCATCGCCGGTGCTGTGTCGCTCTTGGCGGCCTTTCAAGCGAAGAGACCCTTTATAACGCTTGGAATCGTCGCCACCGCGGTCTTTCCGCTCATTGCGTTCGGCGCTTGTGTTGTCGACGTCTTTCGGCATGGCTTTGACTGAGGAGACGGAAATGATAGGTTATGAACCTGTATCGGTTTCACGGAACGGCTTCCGATTCTGCCGGTGGTCGGTAACCGTGATGGTATGGATCGGGGTCATCTGGCGGGTTGAGGCCTTCATCTTGGCAGCAGCGCTCATCATGGCGGCCAGCGCGATCCTCACAATACGCAACGCCCCCATGATCTGGCTGTGGACGCAGACCGTCGACCGGGCGATCCCCTCACCCAGCGAAATGCTGGATGTTGGCGGGATGCGTTTGGCTCAATCCGTGGCAACGTTCGCGCTGGGGGTTCCATGGCTTGTTCTCAACTACGGCCCTGCCTCCGCTTCGGAATCCATGTGGCGCATCCTGGTCTTTGTGGCTGGATTCAAGACCTTGGGTGCTCTGGGCTATTGCCCGGTATCGCGGATGTTCACATGCCTCATCAGCGGCGGAAACTGCTGCACGTGGCTGAAGGGGCGCAAGGCGGCGTGAAACGATGGGGCCGGCTCACGCGAGCCGGCCCCTCCCATCCAACATCCAACTTCTATCTACCAACCTCCAGTTATGCCCACCACATCTCGCCGGGGGTCTCCTGGAACACGACCGTTTTCAGCAGCTCCACCGCACGCTCGAAGCCTTCGTTGACGCTCATGATGCTGTCTTCGTGCTCGATGGAGATCACCCAGTCGTAGCCGACCATTCGCAGGTTGCTGATGATGTCCTTCCACGTGCCGAAATCGTGGCCGTAGCCGACCGTGCGGAAGACCCAGCTGCGATGGATTTCGTCGCTGTATGGCTTGGTGTCCAGCACGCCGTTGGTCTTCGTATTCGCCTCATCTACCTTCACGTCCTTGGCGTGGAAGTGGTAGATGCAATCTCCCAGGGAGCGGATGGCATAGACGGGATCGATCCCCTGCCACCAGAAATGGCTAGGATCGAAGTTGGCGCCTACGTTTTTGCCGGCGGCTTTGTGAAGTTTGAGCATGGTTTCGGGGTTGTAGACCACGAAACCGGGGTGCATTTCCAGGCAGGCCTTCACGTTGTTCTCTTCGAGGAACGCGTTCTGAGCCTTCCAGTAAGGGATGACCTTTTCGGCCCACTGCCAGTCGAGTATCTTCGTAAAATCGTCGGGCCACGGGCAAGTCACCCAGTTGGGGGCCGTGGACTGATCGCTGTCTCCCGGACAGCCGGAGAAGGTGTTCACCCGCTCCACGCCCACGAGGTTGGCGAGGCGCACGGTCTTGGTGAACGTTTCCTGTTCCTTCGCGGCAAACGCCTTGTCTGGATGCAACGGATTGCCGTGACACGAAAAGGCATCGAGGATGAGGCCACGGCTCTCGATCGCGCTGACGAATGCCTTACGCGCCGATGCGCTGGCAAGCAGTTCGTCCAGGGGGCAATGAGCGTTGCCGGGATAGCCGCCGGTGCCGATTTCGACCGCTTGCACTCCTTTGCTCTTGATGTAGTCCAGCGCGTCTTCAAATGACTGCTGGCTGAACAGGACCGTAAATACGCCGATCTTCATGGGTTTGTCCTCGCCTTCTTGATAATGGGATTCGGGAAACAGGATTAGCGATTCAGCGCCTGAAGCGTCTGTCACGGCATTATGTTGCAGCCAGGTCAGCGAGCGCAAACGACTGATTGAAGTTGTTCAGCGCGGGTGGAGTCCAACACGATGATTGCAACCCAGGAAAGGACATTGAAACCATGAAATCGACCATCCTTGCTGCCATACTGCTAACCATCGGTGGCGCCACCGCCGCGGAAGGTCCCGCACCCGATCCCCGTGTGGTAACCGCGCACTCCGCCCTTGGCTTCGACCTACTGCACGAACTGGACTCCAAACCGGGCGAAAACGTGTTCTTCTCCCCGTCCAGCATCTCCACGGCGCTGGAGATGACCTACAACGGGGCCTCCGGCCGTACGAAGGCTGAGATGGCGAAATCCCTGCACCTCGACGGCCGGAGCCTGGATACCGTAAACCATGCGAACCAGTCCCTGCGGACGAGCGCAATGAGTGGCGATCCGAAGGTGAAGGTCGCCATCGCCAACTCGCTCTGGGCGCAGAAGGGCTTCCCGTTCCTGGCAACGTTCATGCAGCCGGTCAGACGGCTGTACGCGGCCGCAGTGGAGAATGTTGATTTCGGCGTTCCAACGGTCAATCAGCGTATCAACGCCTGGGTGGAGCAGCGGACGAACGGCAAGATCCGGAACTTGCTGCCCAGACTGAATCCACTGACGCGCCTCGTCCTGGTGAACGCCGTGTATTTCCACGGCCAGTGGACAGACCAGTTCAAGAAAGCCGCCACGCACCAACAGCCCTTCCATCCTTCGACTTCTTCGGCGAAGCAGGTGCAGATGATGTCGCGCAGCGGTCAATACCGTTACCTCAAGGGAGACGGCTTCCAGGCCATCCGGCTGCCCTATGGTTCCGGACGTTTCGCCATGTATGTGTTCTTGCCGGATACCATGGACGGCCTGCGTGCGCTCAGCCGGCAGGCCAACGCCGCGCGTTTGTCGGAATGGTTGAAGGGTATGCGGCCGATGGAGGGCTCCATCAGCCTTCCGCGCTTCAAAGTCGAGTACAGCCAGGCGCTCAACACTTCGCTGAAGTCTCTGGGGATGCGCCAGGCATTCGATCGATCCGCCGCGGATTTCCGCGGCATGACCGGCAGACGCGATCTGTACATCGGCCTCGTCCAGCACAAAGCGTTCGTGGATGTGAACGAGGAAGGCACCGAGGCCGCCGCAGCGACCGCAGTGGTCATGGTTGGTCGCGCGGCGCCCGGCCCACACGGCTTCGTGATGGTTGTGGACCACCCATTCCTGTGCGCGATCCGGGACGACCAGACCGGCGAGATCCTGTTTCTGGGCACGATCTACGACCCCACGACCAACTGAACGGGGAATGCCCGGCGTAGCCTTCGCCGGGCATTCCTCCTGCCACGTTCCGCCTTTCAGCCTCAAGAAAACGAGGGCGGCGGGCCATCGCTCCCGCCGCCCTCCTTGCCCCGCCCAGGGGGCAAGCCTTTACGGAGCCACCGCAGCCGCCGCGGAAAACCCGTACAACGCGCCGTCCGTACCGGCCACAACCATAATCCCGTCTGCCGCAGCGCTGGAAACGGCCGGAGAGCCAACGAACTTCACATTCGGATCGGTCGTAGCAAACTCCACGAACCTCGTTGGGTCCGAGGGCCGAATGCCGTAGACGCGTCCGGTAGTAGTCGCCGCGAACAACACGCTCTTCCCATTCGGCATCGGGTCTACCACAGGTGTGCCGAGGAATGAGCCACCGTCTTTGAATTGTGCCGGATATCCGGCCACGGGCGAGCCGTCTGCCACGTTCAGGGCGCGGATCGTGTTGTCTGTACCGCCGAAGTAGGCGATGCCGGCCGCGCTGTCTACCCACGGAGAGCCCATCACCGGCGTGCCAAGGGATACCGGACCCCATTTGACGATGTCCGAGTGGCTGATCAGCGCGTAAACGTTTCCTTCGGGCGTTGTAGTCAGGACGAGCCCGCTCCGGGCATCGACAAACGGTGTCGCGGAAATCGGCATCTGGCTCAGTTCTCGGGCGCTCATCACCGCGTAGCCGTTGCCGGTGCTGATGTTGTACAGCGCGCCATCCGAACTGCCAACCCATATGCCGTCCGAGCCAGGCATGGACGGCGTGGTAAGGACTCCGTTTCCAACGGGTACAGAGATGCTGATGAGCGCGCCTGTATCCTTATTGAACCGGCGAATGCGTCCGTCACCGCACGCGAGCGTCACATCGTTGGGGCCGACGAGCGGCATAGCTTCCATCTCAACGCCGGCCGGCACAACCTGCTGCTGCCATACCAGCCTGCCGGCCGTGTCGAGGCGGTAGCACATGCCGTTATTCGCGGTGAAGTAGTAGCCCACGCCATCCGTGGCCACCCGGCCCCGGATGGGGGCGCCCAAGTTCGCAGCCGCGGGGAACCGCCATGCCAGTTGGCCCGCAGTCGGACCGGCGACATTCACGGCGTAGACCACGCCCGAGTCTGAGCCGGCGATCGCGATATTGTTCACAACAGTAGCCGAGGAAGTGAACGGCTCTTGGGCCTGAAACCGGAACTGCGGCGCCAGTTTCGTCACATAAGTCGCTGTGAAAGTCGCTTGTGCTTGAACGCTCGTGTCGATTCCGCTGTTGACGGCGATTTTGACTGTCCCCTGCGCATCGACGGGCGTGCCGGGATTCGACTGAACAACCAGAAGCCCTGCAACCGGCTGATCCGGCGGCAGGGCCTTCAGCGATACCATCGTCCGGGACTCGGTCCCCTGCCAAACCCCGTCGGCATTATCGTCGTGTACCATGATCGAGTAAGTGTTGCTCGATGGCGTTAGCGCCACCGTCACGTCGTCGGGCGAGTTGCCGGTGTTGGTCACAACGCAGGGAAACGCCATCGCGCCGGCCACGTTATCACTTGCGTGGGGAAGTGACAAGGTAACTGAAGGGCTGGCCGCGACAGTGACATTAGCGTCCGGGGTTTGAACCGACACCGCCGTTATCGCATCGACATACGCTACCTGCGCGGACGCGGTGACCACAGTACCGGCCAAAGTGCCTTTAGCTTGCGCAGGGGCCAGCGCCGCAAGCAATAGGATCGGGAGTATAACGCCATCCCACCGGACGGACGACTGGATTCTGTTCATGCTCGGTCTCTTCCATCAGCCCACACGGGCCGCGTTGAATTCGGGTTCCTATCCGTATTCCACGCGAAGGGTGGTCGGCAGACTGAGGGGGGCGGAGCAAGAAATCTGCATCGGTTGCCCGATGCGGAGGGGCTCAACCAAAGCGAGCAAACACTGGAAGCGTCATTTCCGGGATCGTCCCGCCGGGTTCTGACGGGGATGCGCGATGGGCTCGGGCCAAAAATGAAGGTGGGCGACGGACCGCTTGGGGGTCCGTCGCCCACCGAAGACTATCGCCGGCGGAAGTACTACCGGGCAGCGCCTTCGCGAAGGAGCAGAAGAGCGCGCTGGCTCAGAATCGCTCCGGACTCCTTCTCATCCAGTCCCCGGAAGAGGCCGAAGCCAGTGTAAGGGCCGGCATCGAACCGGGCGAATTGGTCATGCATTGCCGGCGGCAGGATCTGCCCGTACATCTCCCGCCAGATATCGTAGTTCTCCGAAGTACGATTGCTCGGAAAGAGCGCCGCAGATAGGTATAGCGCCTTCAAACCGTACAACCCGTCGAGGTTTTCAAAGTCCTTGTCGGCGTTAGGTATCCAGACGGACGTACGTCCGGCGTACCAGGCCATTTCGAATGCCCGGTCGGAGACAATGGGTGAATTGGGTGCGACGATGCGTCCGACTGTCGTCTCGGCCTCGTGCGTTGAGGAGATGCGCGGTGCAGGAACAGCGAGCGCCGCGGCCAGGGGGATAACCATGAGCACGCCCGCGAGCACATTGACGCCGGCCACAATCACATTGGGCGCCTTTGAGTCGGTCAGAAGCCGAACGAAGAAAGCCGCCGCGAAGGCAAGCATGATCGGTGCGAATGCGGTAAGCGTTCCCATCTGGAACATGAAGAGGTTGCCCAGCATCGCGACGCATATCACCGATCCGATCAGCATGCCTCGCAGGGCATTCACGCCGTTGCGCCGGAACGAGTAGAACAGCCCAACGATGAAAAAGGCGACCAGGTACGGCTGGCCGAGCACGGGAAGCGTGCCATAGGACACCTGGATTCCCTGAACGACTTTACGGCCCAGATCGCCGCTGGTCTCCTGAACGAGCCCTAGTACCGTCTGCGGTACCGTGCTGCGGTACAGCGAGAACGCGGGATGCGCCTTGGTGCCCATGCCGATCTCCAGAGCTCGAAGGCCGAAGAACGGACTGCCGGTGACCGACGTGTTGCGGATCATCCAGGGTCCGGCCACAACGAGGAACGCCAGCAAAAACACAACCAGCCCCGCTTTGCCTTCACGCTTTCCGGCGACGTACACACACACCGCAACGGGCAATAAGGCGAGCAGAAGCATGTAATCGGTCAGGTAACAAAGCGCGAAGACGACTCCGCACAAAGCGGCCTTCACGACGACGCTGCGCGTGCTTGGGACACCGCCATCCGGCTGGGCCGCCTGCGCGAAACGGAGGATCATGAGGCACAAGAGTGTGAACATGAAGGCGGCCATCGTCGCGGAGCCTGTTGTGAGAATCATGTTGGTCATGAACAGGCTTGTGACGTAAGCGAACACGGTCAGCTGCCCCACCTTCGCATTGAACATCTCTTTTGACAGTGCGTAAAGCACCGGGATGGTCAACAGAAAAAAGAGAGCGGAAACCAGGAATACCTTGTTGTCGGACGCGCCCGTCGCAAGGACCAAGGCCTCGGCGTAGATGAACAGGGGGGGGTGGACCATGTCTTGCATGCGGACGGTTTTCAGTCCGCCAGCCGCTGTGGTCACACCGGTCGCTCGGGTTGTGGCCAGCGGGCGGATAACGCTTGTGACGAAGCCGTTTCCGGACTGAACATTGCGGGCCACCTGGGCCATATCCATGGCGTCCATGTCCGTGATCTGAGCGAACTGGCGAACGTAGACCGCCCACACAATCAGCACGGGGAGGACAAGGGCCAGGATGAGGGTCATTACGACGCGCTTCGCGTTGGCGTTCGCGCGGTCATGGGTACGGGATTCTTCATCCCGCTGGGTTTTTACAAACAACGTCAACACCTCCAGGGTAGGTAGTTAGTCAATGCAATGCAATTAGGGTGCCAAGCGAGCGTTTATCTGGAAACGGTTGAAATGCCGTCTTCCGCGGGGCTTCGACGGCCGTTCAAAGCTATGCGTCGCCCGTCACTTTCATCTGCAGTCCGGAATATCGCCGGCGTCCCAGCAGCGCCCGCGCCAGCGCCTTCGTCCGATAAACCCCCAACATACGAAGCCGATGGGCCAAGCTCGTATCCAGCAGCTTGCTCAGCGCATCCGGATCGTGCCACGAGCGCACCGCCAGACGCGGCAGCGAGAACGGATCGGTTGCGCTCCCGGCGAAGGCGGCGCGCGACGTGGCCGCCCACGAGTAGCCGCACTCCAGAAGCAACCCCCTCCCCCCGCGCGGCGCATCCCCATTGGGCCACGACAATCCGGTGACCGGGCCGCCGATGGCGTCTTCGAGCGCCGAACGGGAGTCCAGCAATTCCCTCCGTAGATCCGAAAGCGACAGCGTTCCGGCAAATGGGTGCGTGGCGGTATGCGACGCGATGTCCATGCCGGCCTTGGCGGCCTGGCGCCAGTCTGCGGCGCTTCCATACGCGTCGCAGTCCATCTTCCCTGATATCACGAAGAACGTCCCCGTCCAACCAAGTTCCTGCAGCGCCGGGATCGCGATCTCCGGGTTGCCGCGGAAACCGTCGTCGAAGGTTATCACCACAGGCTTCAGGCCCCCCGACAGACTGGCCCGCACGTCAAGCCATCGGGGCACGCTCATACCGGTGTACCCGGCATCCGCCAACGCGGCCATGTGAGCCCGAAACTGCCCGGATGTAACCGTCCAGGATGCGACAACGTCCTTCGGCAGCGCGCCGGATTCCGTCACCTCATGGTACATCAGTATCGGAGTCAACACCGCATCGCTCCAGATTCAACCGTCATCGCGTTCCCCCCGACGAATTGCGTCACGCGCTTCCTGGTAGACGGATTCCTGCATCGCGCCCAATCGTTCCCAGCCATAGGCTGCTTGCACCGTGGCGCGCGCGGCCGATCCCATGAGATCGCGGGTGGCGGCATCGTTCATCAGGGTCAATA harbors:
- the ilvE gene encoding branched-chain-amino-acid transaminase, whose protein sequence is MAKSNEQKTNGSDKQQDTEATPVMYLDGKMVPVAEARLSVLDHGFLYGDGLFEGIRAYGGKVWKLDEHLDRLYNGAHVLMIDLPITKRQMRDAIRQTLRANGLSDAYIRVTVTRGIGLGLDPKNIANPTVAIMTSKLSLYPVEMYEHGLEVVTVSSRVPRPDSLEVRVKSTGKYVANIQAKLEANRQGAGEGLLLNGEGYVAEATGDNIFIIRGGRIMTPPASAGILEGITRATAIEIANTSGYRVEEMNLSLFDVYTADEAFLTGTGAEMISMCKLDGRLIGNGKPGPITKKLIAKFRARTKSEGVPIED
- a CDS encoding radical SAM protein, with translation MARHRNEDVFDSVTTSLCSVCAETVPARIVRRGTSVHLLKRCPAHGPHEELLEEDAKFYMRRDDYRAPPTPSSVDTEIRLGCPHDCGLCPDHAQHTCIGLIEVTNACDAACPICYARAGGNTVLDLATIGKMLDAYLEAESGNAEILQISGGEPTTHPQIVDIIRLARNKGIRYVMLNTNGIRLAEEPGFAESLAEFHGGFEIYLQFDGFDPKASRAFRGTDRTGTHQRALDRLAATGVPATLVNTVEAGVNDDQLGRIIEFGLSSPAVRGINFQPLAYFGNADQRPSGGRVTLTGVIKRIKEQTNGMLRPDDFIPLPCDPNRVAFSYLYRQGGRFVPMARRSDLRQYLTETGNTLAFFPKDALARISESFCCGQTCSCIAAVKDLIPLIPLARRAARAKDKVAFTTENFFRVTVTSFLDRYNFDLQSMQMECVHVLTPDGRRIPFSAYNLFHRGKCR
- a CDS encoding isoprenylcysteine carboxylmethyltransferase family protein; the encoded protein is MSAETVIFVSRLIVPLCASLVLTAVALNFALAADSGAVKVRTRSPVATASMLAFLLAVYVLIHRHIGDFRVFSNAISAGIAAAGAALVAAGGIVNVLGRIRLGGNWANQVTVYEDQTLVSTGVFGLVRHPLYASLIWMFVGASLVYQNGAALAATMLIFVPAMQYRASLEEQLLARQFPEYASYQTRVGRLFPRIWRKVRP
- a CDS encoding prolipoprotein diacylglyceryl transferase family protein; amino-acid sequence: MNPDALPSNWGLRAVLFHAGGLAVPSYETFVLLAIVAGFIAYWLAARKQPELGDRSAYLIMAALVGGVFGAKAPVWVMHYCEVAAAHSPLAWLSGRTIVGGLIGGTAAVALTRPWLGMRERSGNLFAVGMALALAVGRIGCLLRGCCYGVPTSLPWGLDLGDGIRRHPTQLYESLFAFGLFAWLVRASRRHPSPGAMFRTFMLAYFSFRFAVEFLRFEPRTVAGLTLAQIVSIGVVGYYLTIGRIANHPPLHEVAPYETVQSS
- a CDS encoding DUF4395 family protein, producing the protein MIGYEPVSVSRNGFRFCRWSVTVMVWIGVIWRVEAFILAAALIMAASAILTIRNAPMIWLWTQTVDRAIPSPSEMLDVGGMRLAQSVATFALGVPWLVLNYGPASASESMWRILVFVAGFKTLGALGYCPVSRMFTCLISGGNCCTWLKGRKAA
- a CDS encoding sugar phosphate isomerase/epimerase gives rise to the protein MKIGVFTVLFSQQSFEDALDYIKSKGVQAVEIGTGGYPGNAHCPLDELLASASARKAFVSAIESRGLILDAFSCHGNPLHPDKAFAAKEQETFTKTVRLANLVGVERVNTFSGCPGDSDQSTAPNWVTCPWPDDFTKILDWQWAEKVIPYWKAQNAFLEENNVKACLEMHPGFVVYNPETMLKLHKAAGKNVGANFDPSHFWWQGIDPVYAIRSLGDCIYHFHAKDVKVDEANTKTNGVLDTKPYSDEIHRSWVFRTVGYGHDFGTWKDIISNLRMVGYDWVISIEHEDSIMSVNEGFERAVELLKTVVFQETPGEMWWA
- a CDS encoding serpin family protein, whose translation is MKSTILAAILLTIGGATAAEGPAPDPRVVTAHSALGFDLLHELDSKPGENVFFSPSSISTALEMTYNGASGRTKAEMAKSLHLDGRSLDTVNHANQSLRTSAMSGDPKVKVAIANSLWAQKGFPFLATFMQPVRRLYAAAVENVDFGVPTVNQRINAWVEQRTNGKIRNLLPRLNPLTRLVLVNAVYFHGQWTDQFKKAATHQQPFHPSTSSAKQVQMMSRSGQYRYLKGDGFQAIRLPYGSGRFAMYVFLPDTMDGLRALSRQANAARLSEWLKGMRPMEGSISLPRFKVEYSQALNTSLKSLGMRQAFDRSAADFRGMTGRRDLYIGLVQHKAFVDVNEEGTEAAAATAVVMVGRAAPGPHGFVMVVDHPFLCAIRDDQTGEILFLGTIYDPTTN
- a CDS encoding PQQ-binding-like beta-propeller repeat protein codes for the protein MNRIQSSVRWDGVILPILLLAALAPAQAKGTLAGTVVTASAQVAYVDAITAVSVQTPDANVTVAASPSVTLSLPHASDNVAGAMAFPCVVTNTGNSPDDVTVALTPSSNTYSIMVHDDNADGVWQGTESRTMVSLKALPPDQPVAGLLVVQSNPGTPVDAQGTVKIAVNSGIDTSVQAQATFTATYVTKLAPQFRFQAQEPFTSSATVVNNIAIAGSDSGVVYAVNVAGPTAGQLAWRFPAAANLGAPIRGRVATDGVGYYFTANNGMCYRLDTAGRLVWQQQVVPAGVEMEAMPLVGPNDVTLACGDGRIRRFNKDTGALISISVPVGNGVLTTPSMPGSDGIWVGSSDGALYNISTGNGYAVMSARELSQMPISATPFVDARSGLVLTTTPEGNVYALISHSDIVKWGPVSLGTPVMGSPWVDSAAGIAYFGGTDNTIRALNVADGSPVAGYPAQFKDGGSFLGTPVVDPMPNGKSVLFAATTTGRVYGIRPSDPTRFVEFATTDPNVKFVGSPAVSSAAADGIMVVAGTDGALYGFSAAAAVAP